In Sedimenticola thiotaurini, the following proteins share a genomic window:
- the truB gene encoding tRNA pseudouridine(55) synthase TruB — protein MGRRRQRGRNVQGILLFDKPLGASSNKALQQVKNLYFASKAGHTGSLDPLATGLLPICFGGATKVSAFLLDADKRYRVRVKLGETTSTADSEGEVLQTRSTEAITPEQLNRALQQFVGEIEQIPPMYSALKHQGERLYKLARDGVEVERKPRRVTIHEIRLLTCDLPEFELEVHCSKGTYIRTLAEDIGELLGCGGHVIGLRRTQVGPFSGEGMLDLATLQATAEQGRDALDALLLPVDSAIMDWPDVRLNGDTAFYLRQGQPVIVPRAPTQGRVRIYDDQDNFMGVGEILDDGRVAPKRMI, from the coding sequence ATGGGACGCAGACGTCAACGGGGACGTAACGTCCAAGGTATTCTGTTGTTCGACAAGCCGCTGGGGGCAAGCTCCAATAAGGCGCTGCAACAGGTTAAGAATCTCTATTTCGCCAGCAAGGCGGGCCATACCGGCAGCCTTGATCCACTGGCCACCGGGCTGTTGCCAATCTGTTTTGGTGGTGCCACCAAGGTATCTGCCTTCCTGCTGGATGCGGATAAGCGTTATCGGGTTCGGGTCAAGCTGGGTGAAACCACCAGCACGGCAGACTCCGAAGGGGAAGTGCTGCAGACCCGATCCACCGAAGCCATCACGCCTGAACAGTTGAATCGGGCGCTGCAACAGTTCGTCGGTGAGATCGAGCAGATCCCACCCATGTATTCGGCGCTCAAGCACCAGGGTGAGCGACTCTATAAATTGGCCCGGGACGGGGTCGAGGTGGAGCGCAAACCACGCCGGGTGACCATCCATGAGATCCGTCTGCTCACCTGTGATCTGCCGGAATTTGAACTGGAGGTCCACTGCAGCAAGGGTACCTATATCCGTACATTGGCTGAAGATATCGGTGAATTGCTCGGTTGTGGTGGCCATGTGATCGGGTTGCGACGCACCCAGGTCGGCCCCTTCTCCGGGGAAGGTATGCTGGATCTGGCGACCCTGCAAGCGACCGCCGAACAGGGTAGGGATGCCCTGGATGCGCTGCTGTTGCCAGTGGACAGCGCCATCATGGATTGGCCCGACGTACGCCTTAATGGCGACACCGCTTTCTACCTGCGTCAAGGTCAGCCGGTCATTGTGCCCCGGGCGCCCACCCAAGGTCGGGTACGCATCTATGATGACCAGGACAACTTTATGGGCGTTGGTGAAATTCTGGATGATGGACGGGTGGCGCCCAAGCGCATGATCTGA
- the rbfA gene encoding 30S ribosome-binding factor RbfA, with the protein MAREFKRTDRVAAQIQRELAELVRVTLDSRKTGMITIQAVDVVRDFSHAKVYFTFLGGELDQHGVTRALKQAAPGLRHELGQRIRMRTVPELHFVHDESIERGSRLSALIEQAVKSDHPDRDEHND; encoded by the coding sequence ATGGCACGTGAATTTAAAAGAACCGATCGGGTGGCTGCGCAGATCCAGCGCGAACTGGCGGAGCTGGTGCGGGTCACCCTGGACAGTCGCAAAACCGGCATGATCACCATCCAGGCGGTGGATGTGGTGCGGGATTTCTCCCACGCCAAGGTTTATTTCACCTTCCTGGGTGGGGAACTGGACCAGCACGGAGTCACCCGGGCGTTGAAACAGGCGGCTCCCGGTCTGCGTCATGAACTGGGGCAGCGCATCCGTATGCGTACTGTGCCGGAACTGCATTTCGTGCACGATGAATCGATTGAGCGGGGCAGCCGGCTCTCCGCCCTGATTGAGCAGGCGGTTAAATCGGATCATCCGGACCGTGATGAGCACAACGACTGA
- the infB gene encoding translation initiation factor IF-2, whose amino-acid sequence MSDVTVRQLAKDVGIAEERLLTQLKEAGVNKNSADDPISVSEKAQLLGYLRESHGKKDGESASGGPRKITLKRKTVSELQQPAAGGRGPGGRGAVRGAGKTVSVEVRRKRTYVKRGSASENEKTLQDAEEARKALEEQARKREQIAAEDQARREAEEAMRLAELEKVREEENKRLAEEARLREEEEKQRRAEQEARQQQEQGLKKPESEESPTAVKSTPKEEAPAVVETEAAPAVAAVAEERPAKRASQKKETRASAGRGRKASDDGDSRKKLHVSADKRGRRKGKAGRGKTGASQGDSQHGFVKPTAPVVREVVVPDTITAAELASQMSIKAAAVIKELMKMGMMVTINQPLDHDTATLVVEELGHVPVTKQDDSIEAQVMSSLDEVQGELVHRAPVVTIMGHVDHGKTSLLDYIRSTRVAAGEAGGITQHIGAYHVETDHGMVSFLDTPGHAAFSAMRARGAQVTDIVVLVVAADDGVKPQTIEAIQHSKAAGVPLIIAVNKMDKPEANPDRVKQELSQHEVIPEDWGGDTQFIEVSAKTGAGIDALLDAILLQAEVLELTAVKEGPARGIVVESSLDKGRGPVATILVQSGNLKKGDMLVCGQEFGRVRALLDENRQPIDSAGPSIPVEVLGLSGVPNAGDEVIAVADERKARELASVRQETNRDNRLAAQKAAKLDEFFSKMTEGDVGVINLIIKADVQGSVEALRESLLKLSTDEVKVKVVASAVGGINETDINLAATSDAFVIGFNVRADAAARRAAEDRGLDIRYYSIIYEVIDDVKKALSGLLSPEVREEIIGLAEVRDVFRSSKLGAIAGCMVVEGMVKRNNPIRVLRDNVVIYEGVLESLRRLKDDVMEVKAGTECGIGVKNYNDVKPGDQIEVFERTEIARQL is encoded by the coding sequence ATGAGTGATGTAACGGTAAGGCAGCTCGCAAAAGATGTTGGAATTGCAGAAGAGCGCCTGCTAACCCAGCTGAAAGAAGCTGGAGTAAACAAGAACAGCGCTGATGACCCGATCAGCGTGTCAGAAAAAGCGCAGCTGTTAGGGTATTTGCGGGAAAGTCACGGCAAGAAAGATGGTGAATCTGCCTCCGGTGGTCCCCGGAAAATCACCCTGAAGCGTAAAACGGTCAGTGAATTGCAACAACCGGCGGCCGGTGGACGCGGTCCGGGTGGCCGGGGTGCGGTACGGGGTGCCGGCAAGACCGTGAGCGTCGAAGTGCGTCGCAAGCGCACCTACGTCAAACGGGGTTCAGCCAGCGAGAACGAGAAGACACTGCAGGACGCCGAGGAGGCCCGTAAGGCGCTCGAGGAGCAGGCCCGGAAGCGCGAACAGATCGCTGCTGAGGATCAGGCTCGCCGTGAAGCCGAAGAGGCGATGAGACTGGCGGAACTGGAAAAGGTCAGAGAAGAAGAGAACAAGCGGCTGGCTGAAGAGGCGCGGCTGCGGGAAGAAGAAGAGAAACAGCGCCGGGCTGAGCAGGAAGCCCGTCAACAGCAGGAACAGGGGCTGAAAAAACCGGAATCTGAAGAATCTCCGACTGCGGTCAAATCCACACCGAAAGAAGAAGCGCCTGCTGTGGTGGAGACTGAAGCTGCACCGGCAGTAGCTGCTGTCGCTGAAGAGCGGCCCGCCAAGCGGGCCAGCCAGAAAAAAGAGACCCGTGCCAGCGCCGGGCGCGGTCGTAAAGCCAGCGATGATGGCGACAGCCGTAAAAAGCTCCATGTCTCTGCGGATAAGCGGGGCCGTCGGAAAGGCAAGGCTGGGCGCGGCAAAACCGGAGCCTCTCAGGGCGATTCACAGCACGGGTTTGTCAAACCGACAGCCCCGGTGGTTCGTGAAGTGGTGGTGCCGGATACCATTACCGCTGCTGAATTGGCCTCACAGATGTCCATCAAGGCAGCGGCCGTGATCAAGGAGCTGATGAAGATGGGTATGATGGTTACTATCAACCAGCCCCTGGATCACGACACGGCAACCCTGGTGGTAGAAGAGCTGGGGCATGTGCCGGTCACCAAGCAGGATGACAGCATCGAAGCCCAGGTGATGAGCTCGCTGGATGAGGTTCAGGGCGAACTGGTACATCGCGCCCCGGTTGTGACCATCATGGGCCACGTCGATCATGGTAAAACCTCGTTGCTGGACTACATCCGTAGCACCCGCGTGGCGGCGGGCGAGGCGGGTGGTATTACCCAGCACATCGGTGCCTACCACGTGGAGACGGATCACGGCATGGTTTCGTTTCTCGATACCCCGGGGCATGCTGCATTCTCCGCCATGCGTGCCCGCGGTGCCCAGGTAACGGATATCGTGGTGCTGGTGGTGGCGGCCGATGATGGCGTCAAACCCCAGACCATTGAGGCGATTCAGCACTCCAAGGCCGCCGGTGTGCCGCTGATCATCGCCGTCAACAAGATGGATAAGCCGGAAGCCAACCCGGATCGGGTCAAGCAGGAGTTAAGCCAACACGAGGTGATACCGGAGGACTGGGGTGGTGATACTCAGTTCATCGAGGTCTCTGCCAAAACCGGTGCCGGTATTGACGCCCTGCTGGATGCCATTCTGCTGCAGGCGGAAGTGCTGGAACTGACCGCCGTGAAAGAGGGTCCGGCCCGGGGAATCGTGGTCGAGTCCAGTCTGGACAAAGGACGCGGTCCGGTGGCTACTATCCTGGTGCAGTCCGGTAATCTCAAGAAGGGTGACATGCTGGTGTGCGGCCAGGAGTTCGGCCGTGTGCGGGCGCTGTTGGATGAGAACCGTCAGCCGATTGACTCGGCCGGTCCTTCGATCCCGGTTGAGGTGCTGGGACTCTCCGGCGTGCCCAATGCCGGTGACGAGGTGATTGCGGTAGCCGACGAGCGTAAAGCCCGTGAACTGGCATCGGTTCGTCAGGAGACCAATCGTGACAACCGGCTGGCGGCTCAGAAAGCGGCCAAGCTGGACGAGTTCTTCTCCAAGATGACCGAAGGTGACGTGGGCGTTATCAACCTGATTATCAAGGCGGATGTACAGGGTAGTGTGGAAGCGCTGCGGGAATCCCTGCTGAAACTCTCCACCGATGAAGTAAAGGTCAAGGTGGTCGCCTCCGCGGTGGGCGGTATCAACGAGACCGATATCAACCTGGCCGCCACTTCGGATGCCTTCGTGATCGGTTTCAATGTGCGTGCCGATGCGGCCGCCCGCCGCGCCGCAGAGGATCGTGGCCTGGATATCCGCTACTACAGCATCATCTACGAGGTGATTGATGATGTGAAAAAGGCGCTCTCCGGTCTGCTCTCTCCCGAAGTGCGGGAAGAGATTATCGGTCTCGCCGAGGTGCGGGATGTGTTCCGCTCCTCCAAGCTCGGGGCCATTGCCGGCTGTATGGTTGTCGAGGGCATGGTCAAGCGCAACAACCCGATCCGTGTGCTGCGTGACAACGTGGTGATCTATGAAGGGGTGCTCGAATCATTGCGCCGTCTCAAGGATGATGTGATGGAAGTGAAGGCAGGCACCGAATGCGGTATCGGCGTGAAGAACTACAATGATGTCAAGCCGGGTGACCAGATCGAAGTGTTCGAACGCACTGAAATCGCCCGCCAGCTCTGA
- the nusA gene encoding transcription termination factor NusA, whose amino-acid sequence MNKEILLVVDVVSNEKDIEKQIIFEAIEYALASATRKKHGGDIGVRVEVDRVTGDYSSFRRWEVIDAVEEGEELNPEKEILLEEARKTHPDIQVGEFIEEPMESIAFGRIAAQTAKQVIVQKVREAERAKVVEAYQERIGELVTGIVKRVDRGNVTLDLGGNAEAIVLRDQMIPREPVRTGDRVRGYLYDVRSEQRGPQLFVSRSCPELLIELFKLEVPEVGEGLIEIKGAARDPGLRAKIAVKTNDQRIDPVGACVGMRGSRVQAISNELNGERVDIILWNDNPAQFVINAMSPADVASIVVDEDSHSMTVAVSEDNLSQAIGRGGQNVRLASELTGWELNVMNESDAEAQSEAEVREFVDNFMKQLDVDEEVAMILVQEGFTTLDEVAYVPISEMLEIEEFDNEIVEALRGRAKEILLTQAIAKEEAMGEGPAEDLLSMDGMDSDLAYEMASRGIITMEDLAEQSVDELMEIDGMNEEKAAQLIMTARAPWFADEQQS is encoded by the coding sequence ATGAATAAAGAGATTCTGCTGGTCGTTGATGTGGTGTCCAACGAAAAGGACATTGAGAAACAGATCATTTTTGAGGCGATCGAGTATGCGCTCGCTTCTGCTACCCGAAAAAAACACGGGGGCGACATCGGTGTGCGCGTTGAAGTGGATCGGGTCACCGGTGACTACTCCAGCTTCCGCCGTTGGGAAGTTATCGATGCAGTGGAAGAGGGAGAAGAGCTGAACCCGGAGAAAGAGATTCTTCTGGAAGAGGCGCGCAAAACCCATCCGGACATTCAGGTCGGCGAGTTCATCGAGGAACCGATGGAGTCGATCGCATTTGGCCGTATCGCAGCGCAGACCGCCAAGCAGGTGATTGTACAGAAAGTACGCGAGGCGGAACGGGCGAAAGTGGTAGAGGCTTACCAGGAGCGTATCGGAGAGCTGGTGACCGGCATCGTCAAGCGGGTCGACCGGGGCAACGTCACCCTGGATCTGGGTGGCAATGCGGAAGCGATCGTCCTGCGTGACCAGATGATACCCCGTGAGCCGGTTCGCACTGGTGATCGGGTCAGGGGCTATCTCTATGACGTGCGCTCAGAACAGCGTGGGCCTCAGCTGTTTGTCAGCCGCAGCTGCCCGGAACTGCTGATCGAGCTGTTTAAGCTGGAGGTGCCGGAGGTTGGTGAAGGTCTGATCGAGATCAAGGGTGCTGCCCGTGATCCGGGTTTGCGCGCTAAAATTGCCGTCAAGACCAACGATCAGCGGATTGATCCGGTGGGTGCCTGTGTCGGTATGCGGGGTTCCCGGGTACAGGCGATATCCAATGAGCTGAATGGCGAACGGGTGGATATCATCCTGTGGAATGACAATCCGGCCCAGTTCGTGATTAACGCCATGTCGCCGGCTGATGTCGCGTCGATCGTGGTGGACGAGGATTCCCACAGCATGACTGTCGCGGTCAGTGAGGATAATCTCTCTCAGGCGATTGGACGCGGCGGCCAGAATGTACGGCTGGCCAGTGAACTGACCGGTTGGGAACTGAACGTCATGAACGAGTCCGATGCCGAGGCCCAGAGCGAGGCCGAGGTGCGTGAGTTTGTGGACAACTTCATGAAGCAGCTCGACGTTGATGAAGAGGTGGCAATGATCCTGGTACAGGAAGGATTCACCACCCTCGACGAAGTGGCCTATGTACCGATCAGCGAAATGCTGGAGATCGAGGAGTTCGATAACGAGATTGTCGAAGCGCTGCGCGGTCGAGCGAAAGAGATCCTGTTAACCCAGGCGATCGCCAAAGAAGAGGCGATGGGCGAAGGCCCGGCGGAAGATCTGCTCAGTATGGATGGGATGGATTCGGACCTGGCCTATGAAATGGCCAGCCGGGGAATCATCACCATGGAAGACCTGGCAGAACAATCGGTTGATGAGTTGATGGAAATTGATGGTATGAACGAGGAGAAGGCGGCGCAGTTGATTATGACTGCACGGGCTCCCTGGTTCGCGGACGAGCAGCAGAGCTAA
- the rimP gene encoding ribosome maturation factor RimP, with protein sequence MNMAGASESLIEIVRGAVEPLGYELVGVEYLSQGKGGSLLRIYIDHENGISVDDCATVSHQVSGVLDVEDPIKENYSLEVSSPGLDRPLFFEKDFVRFAGQKINVRLRTKLHDRRRFEGVLKGVQDGEVLVAMDGEVTALPLDLIDRARLVPEF encoded by the coding sequence ATGAACATGGCGGGCGCATCTGAAAGCTTGATTGAAATTGTCCGGGGGGCGGTAGAGCCTCTGGGGTACGAGCTGGTGGGCGTGGAGTACCTGAGCCAGGGAAAGGGCGGGTCGCTGCTGCGCATCTATATAGATCACGAAAACGGGATCAGTGTGGATGATTGCGCCACGGTCAGCCATCAGGTTAGCGGTGTACTGGACGTAGAAGATCCGATCAAGGAAAACTACAGTTTGGAAGTGTCGTCGCCGGGTCTGGACAGGCCCCTGTTTTTTGAAAAGGATTTCGTGCGATTTGCCGGCCAGAAGATCAACGTCCGGTTGCGAACGAAATTGCATGACAGACGCCGTTTCGAAGGCGTTTTAAAGGGCGTGCAGGATGGTGAGGTCCTGGTGGCCATGGACGGTGAAGTGACCGCCCTGCCACTGGATTTGATTGATAGAGCGCGATTAGTGCCTGAATTTTGA
- the arsB gene encoding ACR3 family arsenite efflux transporter translates to MSTESSSPMGIFERLLSLWVALCIVAGVILGALFPGMFQLLASIEYASVNLVVALFIWVMIYPMMVNVDFSSIKDVGKKPKGLCITLVVNWLIKPFTMAALGILFFEHLFAGLVEPQVAKEYIAGMILLGVAPCTAMVFVWSQLVRGDANYTLVQVSLNDLIMVFAFAPIAALLLGVTDIIVPWETLLLSVVLYVVIPLVAGYVTRKSLDGGGNEERIAAFTGRIKPFSVIGLLATVVLLFGFQAQTILDKPLIILLIAVPLLIQSYGVFMIAYGWGYLWRVPFRIAAPAALIGTSNFFELAVAVAISLFGLHSGAALATVVGVLVEVPVMLSLVALANRTRSHFA, encoded by the coding sequence ATGAGTACTGAATCCTCGTCACCCATGGGAATTTTTGAACGCTTACTATCGCTTTGGGTCGCCCTCTGTATCGTCGCGGGTGTTATCTTGGGTGCTCTGTTTCCGGGCATGTTTCAACTGTTGGCGTCCATTGAATATGCCAGCGTTAACCTGGTGGTGGCGCTGTTCATCTGGGTGATGATCTACCCGATGATGGTCAACGTGGATTTTTCTTCTATCAAGGATGTGGGGAAAAAGCCCAAAGGGTTGTGCATAACGCTGGTGGTGAACTGGTTGATCAAGCCTTTCACTATGGCGGCTCTGGGTATTCTGTTTTTTGAACATCTCTTTGCCGGGCTTGTTGAACCGCAAGTGGCGAAAGAGTATATCGCCGGAATGATTCTGCTCGGCGTTGCGCCCTGTACAGCAATGGTTTTTGTGTGGAGTCAACTGGTACGTGGTGATGCCAACTACACCCTGGTGCAGGTATCCCTCAACGATCTCATAATGGTCTTTGCTTTCGCGCCAATAGCCGCGCTGTTGCTTGGGGTAACGGATATTATCGTGCCCTGGGAGACCCTGCTGCTGTCAGTTGTGCTCTATGTGGTGATACCCCTTGTGGCCGGGTATGTGACCCGCAAGTCCCTGGATGGCGGCGGCAACGAGGAGCGCATAGCGGCATTTACCGGCAGGATAAAGCCTTTCTCCGTGATCGGGCTATTGGCGACGGTTGTGTTGTTGTTTGGCTTTCAGGCCCAGACAATCCTGGATAAGCCATTGATTATACTGCTTATTGCGGTGCCATTGCTGATTCAGAGCTACGGCGTGTTTATGATAGCTTATGGGTGGGGTTATCTGTGGCGAGTCCCTTTCCGTATTGCAGCGCCGGCTGCCCTGATCGGAACCTCCAATTTCTTCGAGCTGGCCGTTGCGGTGGCGATCAGTCTGTTTGGCCTGCATTCCGGCGCTGCGCTGGCGACTGTTGTGGGTGTGCTGGTGGAGGTGCCGGTGATGCTTTCATTAGTGGCGCTGGCCAATCGGACCCGCTCACACTTTGCCTGA
- a CDS encoding ArsI/CadI family heavy metal resistance metalloenzyme: protein MKRMHIHLGVDNLDEGIRFYNTLFGTEPVKIESDYAKWLLDDPSINFAISTRVKPGLDHLGVQVEEQNELGELRERMKSADMSLFDEGEVVCCYARSDKSWVTDPAGIAWEAYQTMEDTRYFSDAQASGEAVCCVPDVNAQANCCAPSDSASSCCGG, encoded by the coding sequence ATGAAACGTATGCATATACATCTTGGAGTCGATAATCTCGACGAAGGTATCCGGTTCTACAACACGCTGTTTGGTACGGAACCAGTAAAAATAGAGAGTGACTACGCAAAATGGTTACTGGATGATCCGTCCATTAATTTTGCCATCTCTACCCGGGTCAAACCGGGGCTCGATCATCTGGGTGTGCAGGTTGAAGAGCAGAATGAACTGGGTGAGTTACGCGAACGCATGAAAAGTGCAGATATGTCACTTTTCGATGAAGGCGAAGTGGTCTGCTGTTATGCCCGTTCCGATAAATCCTGGGTGACCGATCCAGCCGGAATCGCCTGGGAGGCGTACCAGACCATGGAGGACACGCGTTACTTTTCAGACGCGCAAGCCAGCGGTGAAGCGGTTTGCTGCGTCCCGGATGTGAACGCCCAAGCAAATTGTTGTGCTCCTTCGGATAGTGCAAGCAGTTGTTGCGGCGGGTAA
- a CDS encoding ArsR/SmtB family transcription factor yields MDIQNAITMFDALSQETRLRAFRLLVRAGVEGMPAGAVSEQLGTPHNTMSFHLKHLSNAGLISSRKEGRSVIYFANYDAMRDLIGFLIKDCCSGDFASIRQDKRKGCSVIELADFCCEP; encoded by the coding sequence ATGGACATACAAAATGCTATTACCATGTTCGACGCACTCTCCCAGGAGACCCGGCTGCGGGCATTTCGCCTGCTGGTTCGTGCCGGGGTGGAGGGGATGCCGGCTGGAGCGGTTAGTGAGCAGTTGGGTACACCCCATAACACCATGTCATTCCACCTGAAACACCTGTCCAACGCCGGACTTATCTCTTCCCGGAAGGAAGGGCGTTCCGTGATCTATTTTGCCAATTACGATGCGATGCGTGACCTGATTGGTTTCCTGATCAAGGATTGTTGCAGTGGTGACTTTGCCAGTATCCGCCAGGATAAGCGCAAAGGCTGTTCCGTCATTGAGTTGGCTGACTTCTGTTGTGAGCCATAA